TTCCCTTTTCGATCACCAACGTGTCGCCTGGTACGTGGTACGTCTTCACCGCTTCCCTAAACAACGCGTTGGTCACTACGTACATGCGTTCCGTTTCTAAAAcgcaaaaaaagttttttataacaatttcaaaatttttaaacacgcaggtgtaccaataacaaaatcaactttgttttttcaaatggtaactactatattatttaatggattgtggtaaagctttttttctgaaaatgttgatagtcaaatcatcaattttggttcgctagtttattgACTATgatcctctaaagtttagtaaaatatgcattaatacttttaattgaaataattggtataggtttaatttacaagagctaaataatttttttcttataactacctttttataCACTTAAGTAGTTTAATCGGTAATCTAATAACactcaaaaaaaaacattaacaaaattgttagcaaacatagttcattattttcattttaacatacaatcatcaaaatcagtattattattttaatttgttattataaataatcgtaATTTCACActtacttttcttacaatatcataaatttggattctttattagatGGCTAAAGTAATAATGGTAAATGGTATTCGATTGTTGACAATAATATCTTAGGTATGTATggggcttaaaaaaaaaatgtgtaatgaaaaaagtgcaatgtttAGTAGTGCTCTTCTCATAGGgggataaacttgaaatttgaaccatatagGTTCCCTAAATTGGTAAGTATtgcatgcaaagtatgaatttagtagttgaaattcataacccttcatattttttagttttggacattaacattttatttcgtacttttcctatcataaattcctattatacttttcttacaatagcattaatttggattctttattaggtggctaaggtaatacctaatggtatttgattcttgttataataatattggaaatctgCAGATTTAAATTACAGATTTTAATTACATGTAATTAACTCAGATTAAAAGTATGCCTAAGTTAGATACAAACCTATATTGAGATTcactatttatctaaatatcttacaaatagattattttaaatcacgattatCAAATAATTCTCAAAGAATTACAactgctaaattcatactttgcatgcgatgCCTAACAATATAGGGAACTGGTCCCCTTTATAAATAATCTAGTAGAGCATATAAAGATTGATTGAATAATAAACTGATATTCACCTGCCAAGACCATATCGGTGTAATGGAGATTGACCAAAAAATCGTTGTTTATTTTTCCGTGTTGTTTCAACTTTGAATTCATCTCGTCACGAATTTTTTCCTGGACGTCTTGGTTCAGTGCTAAGTGATACAAACAGAAACTCAACGTGGAAGACACGGTTTCAAAACCGGCCAAAAACATCAGGATCGCATTCGCTATTATATGCTGCTCAGTAAATCcatctgaaaaatattagatCAAAACTacgactattaaaataaatggagatatattatattgtccactaaataatattcaatacaactacgtaaataatattatttatttttggatatttCAGACAAACGTATATTTTGCGTAcagaatattattcaatagaTCTAATGaagttttaaactaaaaaatataggtattttattatgattttcttGTATAACATGATTCACTTTACTTTCATCTGTTGAGTCCAACACCAATTCTTTTCTCGCTTCTATCAAGCTCTGCGCCACGTCATGTCGGACTATACCGTTTTCCTCCCTATACCGGATAACCTCCTTGAACGCCGATTCATAAAACGCGGAAGCATCGGGTGGGAACTCGGCGACCCCCAACAGTTTCAATATTTTCGGCGACACCATTTCGGCCAACAAGAACCTGAAGCTCAACTTCAATATTTTCCGGCCGTACAACCGGAAATCGGAACCTTCGTTCTTGACGGTATCCAATTTCAAACCGAAAGCGCACGTCCCGATGACGTCTGTCGAGTACTTGCTCATGGTCTCCTTGACTTCGATCTGATCGTTTTCTTTCATTTTGGCAGCGATAAATCGCATCAGTTCGTCACTGCACTCCGCGATCTGGTTGTGGGCCAACTTCAGCTTGCCGGACGTGAATCCCGGGCTCAGTTTCTGTCTCATCATCTTCCACTTGGGACCCTCCATGAAGAACAAACCGTTGGCGATTATGTTCAAGGCCGGGTCCTTGTGGAAACCGCGGTCCGCGAAGTTCGAGAAGTCCTTGATCAATATATTGTTGATCAGCTCCGGATCGCGGATCATCAGGAACGGCGTCTTCATCTGATAGAAACCACAGTATTTCTCGCCGGAAAACCGTTTATAAATCCCATCGATGGTGGTCAACTGGTGTTCGATCAAAGTCATCATCTTCGCCGTGTTGCCCACCAGCGGCCACGGTGGGTCGTGGGGTACTTTCAACTTCAACCACTTGTCGTACGTGTTGGTCGTGTAATAGTAAAGGATCGCCGCGAGGACGGCAACTGCGGCGATTGCGGGTGTGCCGAACAGGACATAGATCAGACACGAAATCatggtgatatattattatattcaatttaaaaattaaataatgtgtgTCTTTTTGATATGCATAcgtatgacaataattattacatcacaatatatagttaaatttatttcactAGAGAGTAGCGACCGATACTGCGAAATAAACTGCGATGAATGATGCTCGAGTCgtctgtaaatattattatgaattcaaGTTTATCATTCTTgagtggtaggtacctaccaattattAGTGTAGGTTTATTAAATCGTTTGACCGATTGTGTTTGTTTTGATTTGCGCCACATTTTCGAGGAACAACGTTCAGTCGTAGTGGGGAtactgaatacaataatatacctacgcagTTAAATCTTGTTCGAATCGGCTGCAAGGCCGcacggatatattattatgtattttctataatatgacCACGCGTAAGTTGGAACGTTGCACGGTGGAATAAAATAGATATACtcaaatacgtaggtatatattcaaTTTCACGCCCATCTTAATATatcatgtaaaatattgaatttgacGTAGGTATctcatctttatttttatagtggATAATATCTTAGTTTGGAAAAGCATGGTAAATAGGGTAGGAGATGTTGCAATACCCCCCTTCCCCTCTCCCGCATTACGAGGTTTTTATTTCTGCTTgcccaaacatattttatttcatatttacaataacaaaataatgtaatactatgtacagtttgtatatattatggtgttataatacaataaagctcagagttttctttataaaataataaaattatagtcgttaatttttaaattaattttgctcCCCTTGAA
This portion of the Acyrthosiphon pisum isolate AL4f chromosome A1, pea_aphid_22Mar2018_4r6ur, whole genome shotgun sequence genome encodes:
- the LOC100163195 gene encoding probable cytochrome P450 6a13, which encodes MISCLIYVLFGTPAIAAVAVLAAILYYYTTNTYDKWLKLKVPHDPPWPLVGNTAKMMTLIEHQLTTIDGIYKRFSGEKYCGFYQMKTPFLMIRDPELINNILIKDFSNFADRGFHKDPALNIIANGLFFMEGPKWKMMRQKLSPGFTSGKLKLAHNQIAECSDELMRFIAAKMKENDQIEVKETMSKYSTDVIGTCAFGLKLDTVKNEGSDFRLYGRKILKLSFRFLLAEMVSPKILKLLGVAEFPPDASAFYESAFKEVIRYREENGIVRHDVAQSLIEARKELVLDSTDENGFTEQHIIANAILMFLAGFETVSSTLSFCLYHLALNQDVQEKIRDEMNSKLKQHGKINNDFLVNLHYTDMVLAETERMYVVTNALFREAVKTYHVPGDTLVIEKGTKIMIPIYSIHHDPTYYPEPYIFDPQRFSPEEKAKRQSSTYLPFGDGPRFCIGKRFAELEMKMVLSQIITTFRILPCEKTEVPLKLQNGLPMMVAKNGIWLRFQSISE